The Streptomyces sp. NBC_01317 genomic interval CGCATCGGGACCGTCGACGTCAGCGCGATCGGTCTGGGCGGTATGCCCCTGTCCATCGAGGGCCGGCCGGACGAGACCCGTTCGGTGGCCACGGTCCACGCGGCGCTGGACGCCGGTGTGACGCTGATCGACACCGCTGACGCCTACCACCTGTACGCCGACGAGGTCGGGCACAACGAGTCGCTGATCGCCAAGGCGCTCGCGTCCCACGACCGGGGCGGCGAGGTGCTCGTCGCCACCAAGGGCGGCCATCTGCGTCCAGGGGACGGTTCATGGACGCTGGACGGCTCGCCCGAACACCTCAAGGCGGCGTGCGACGCGTCGCTGCGCCGGCTGGGGGTGGAGGCGATCGGGCTGTACCAGTTCCACCGCCCCGACCCGAAGGTGCCGTACGCGGAGTCGGTCGGCGCGATCCGCGATCTGCTGGACGCGGGCAAGATCCAGCAGGCCGGCATCTCCAACGCGGATCCGGAGATGATCCGGCAGGCGAACGAGATCCTCGGCGGCCGGCTGGTCTCCGTACAGAACCAGTTCTCGCCCGCCTTCCGTTCCAGCGAGCGGGAGTTGGAGCTGTGCGCGGAGCTGGGCATCGCGTTCCTGCCGTGGAGCCCGTTCGGCGGCATCACGCGGGCCGGTGAACTGGGGTCCACGTTCGCCCCGTTCGCCCGCGTGGCCGAGGCGCACGGGGTGAGCGCGCACCAGGTCTGTCTGGCCTGGCTCCTGGCCAAGTCCCCCACGGTGATCCCGATTCCGGGCTCCAGCCGCCCGGCGACGGTCCGCGACTCGGTCGAGGCGGCCGATCTGACCCTGACGGCCGCGGAGTTGGCGGAGCTCGACGCGGCGTAGTGCCGTGCGGCGCGGTGAGGTGAGCGCCGCTTTCCATCGCCGGACGGGGCTCGTCAAGCCCGTCCGGCGATGCAGGACACGACGTGCGACCCGAACAACACCCCGTCCCGTCCGACCCATTGACCCCCTGTAATACCGCCACCTACGCTGTGCGACGTACTCCAGAAAGCGCTTTCTAACCCGCCGGCCCCACCAGCACCCGGGAGCGCCCATGAGAACCTCGCCGCCCTTTCTTGTGATCACCGCGTTACTGGCTCTCGTCCTCGGGCTCGGGATGGCCTCGCCGCCCGAGGCCGACGCGGCGCCGTTCCGCGTCCTGGTCTTCTCCAAGGTCACCAACTTCTCGCACGACTCGATCCCCGCCGGGGTCGAGGCCGTCAGGCAGCTGGGCACCGAGAACGGCTTCGAGGTCGAGGCCACCACCGACGCCACCGCCTTCACGACGGCCAACCTCGCCCGGTTCCAGGCGATCGTCTTCAACAACACCAACTCCACCCCGGAGAGCGGGGATCTGCTCGACGCCCCGCAGCGCGCCGCGCTCCAGGAGTTCGTCCGCGCGGGTGGTGGCTGGGTCGGTCTGCACGCCGCCTCCGCGAGCGAGCGCGACTGGGGGTGGTACGAGGGACTGGTCGGCGCGATCTTCGACAAGCACCCGGCCGTCCAGACCGGCCGCGTCAAGGTGCTCGACCAGGCCCACCCCTCCACCAAGGGGCTTCCCGAGCTGTGGGAGCGCACGGAGGAGTGGTACAACTGGCGCACCAATCCCACCGGCAAGGTCCACACACTCGCCCAGATCAAGGTGAACGACGGCATCACCGGTCTGGACGAGGGCGTCGACCACCCCTGGTCCTGGTGCCAGAACTACGACGGCGGGCGGTCCTGGTTCACCGCGGGCGGCCATGACGCGTCCGCCTTCCAGGAGGACGCCTTCCGCAAGCACCTCCTCGGCGGCATCCAGTGGGCGGCGGGCAACAAGCCGGGTGACTGCACGGCCACGAAGACCAGTTCCTTCCAGCGGACCGCGCTGGCCACGGAGGATCTGGCCGACCCCTTCGAGCTGGCGGTCGCGCCGGACGGCCGGGTGTTCTTCATCCAGCGCACCGGCAAGCTCAAGGTGATCGACCAGAAGACCCTGAAGGTCTCGAC includes:
- a CDS encoding aldo/keto reductase; the encoded protein is MKTRRIGTVDVSAIGLGGMPLSIEGRPDETRSVATVHAALDAGVTLIDTADAYHLYADEVGHNESLIAKALASHDRGGEVLVATKGGHLRPGDGSWTLDGSPEHLKAACDASLRRLGVEAIGLYQFHRPDPKVPYAESVGAIRDLLDAGKIQQAGISNADPEMIRQANEILGGRLVSVQNQFSPAFRSSERELELCAELGIAFLPWSPFGGITRAGELGSTFAPFARVAEAHGVSAHQVCLAWLLAKSPTVIPIPGSSRPATVRDSVEAADLTLTAAELAELDAA